In uncultured Desulfuromonas sp., the genomic stretch ACCTGGATATGGTTGAAACAACACGCCATTTTTATCAATTGTTTTTTGGTCTCAATCTGAGTGACGAAAGGGTGCGTGATATCCTTGATGTTACGCCCTGACCTAACAGGCTGTTGTCGAGTCAACGGACGAGCAATCTAAATCAAGGAGCGTGTTTCAAGTCCTTCATTTTTCACGTAAGTCAGAAATGGCCTTTACGGCATGCGCTGTTAAAAGCCCCCGGATCGACTCTTTTTAACTTTCTGGCAAAACGACTTCATGTGAATATGATGCGTGAAAGCGGTCTTCGTTATTAATCTGACCTATCCTTTACGACCCTGTTTTGTTACGGAAACTCTGCAGATTTCTCTTAGGGAGATAAACTCTAGCTGCCCGAAAATACTGATTTATATCGATTTTATTCTTGAATTCTAAAAGAATGAACTTTCTTTGATTTCCAGGATTGCGTCGCCTGGCCACTTCTGTTAATATCGGCATTTCCTATTAAATTAATTGCTGTCAGGAGATGCGTGTGGATATTCGCCGACTCGAAGTTTTTTGCAAAGTTGTTGATCTTGGAAGCTTTACCCGGGCTGCCGAAGCGGCACTGTTGTCGCAGCCGTCTGTCAGTGAACATATCCGGACGTTGGAAGAGCATTACAACGAGAAATTGATTGATCGCCTCGGACGTCGTGCCCAGCCAACCCATGCCGGAAAAATTCTCTATCAATATGCCCGGCGGATTATTCAGCTTAAGGATGAAGCGGACCAAGCGATCAAACAGTTTCAGGGCAACCTGTCTGGTAAGCTGGCGGTTGGGGCCAGTACCATTCCCGGCGCGTATCTGTTGCCACCGATGATTGACAGTTTTAAATCCTCCTATTCCAGTATCGAGCTGATGCTGAAAATTTCCGGTACCACGGCAGTGGTTGAAGAGATCCTTAAGGGCACACTGGAACTTGGCCTGATCGGCACCATGTGGAAAGATCAGCGCGTTGAGTGCGAAGAGATGTTTTCCGATGAATTGGTTTTGACCGTTTATCCTGATCATCCCTGGGCGAAGAAATCTTCAGTGTATCCTGGTGAATTGCTCGAGATGCCGTTTATCCTCCGCGAGCCCGGATCCGGAACCCGCATTGAGATGACCCAGGGCTTGAAAAAAGCCGGCGTTGAGGTGC encodes the following:
- a CDS encoding selenium metabolism-associated LysR family transcriptional regulator, producing the protein MRVDIRRLEVFCKVVDLGSFTRAAEAALLSQPSVSEHIRTLEEHYNEKLIDRLGRRAQPTHAGKILYQYARRIIQLKDEADQAIKQFQGNLSGKLAVGASTIPGAYLLPPMIDSFKSSYSSIELMLKISGTTAVVEEILKGTLELGLIGTMWKDQRVECEEMFSDELVLTVYPDHPWAKKSSVYPGELLEMPFILREPGSGTRIEMTQGLKKAGVEVPHFQVVAEVGSNEAVRQGVRSRIGVAILSSLSVAEDIERGNLVMVPIEGVSMPRSFYLVQRRNRQLSPLATAFYNHLKERC